In Pseudonocardia sp. DSM 110487, the sequence GGCGAGCGAGACCCCGCGTACGGCGGCCTCGACGCCGCGGACGGTGCGGTAGGAGACAGTGAAGTCGCGGTACTCCAGCAGCGGGGTCATCGGCGGGCCTGAAGCGTCGGGTTGACGACGATCTCGAGTGCCCGGCCGACCAGCGTGAAGCCCAGCACGACGACCACGATCGCGAGCCCAGGCGGCAGCAGGTACCACCACGCGCCCGCGGTGATGGCGCCGGAGTCGAGCGCGGACTTCAGCATCCCGCCCCAGGACACCGTGGTCGGGTCGCCGAGGCCGAGGAACGACAGCGTCGACTCGGCGACGATCGCGCTGCCGACGGCCAGGGTGGTGCTCGCCAGCACGAGCGGGAGCACCGCGGGGAGCACGTGCCTTCCCAGCACGTGCAGGTGCCCGCCGCCGAGCACCTGCGCCCGCTCGATGAACGGTCGCGCCTCGATGGTCAGCGTCTGGGCGCGCACCAGCCGCGCCGTGGACGGCCAGGCCGTCACGCCGATCGCCACGATGATCGTCAGGACGCCGCGTTCCAGCACGGTGGACAGCACGATCG encodes:
- a CDS encoding ABC transporter permease → MTAAIAWRRRRLAAGRFARAYLAQPPGVVGAAVLLLVLLVALAAPLVVPPEHLSVVDATGGVLVPPSAEFPLGTDENGLSVLALTLTGTRISLLVGVAATVLSVVIGTVVGMVAAHFGGWLSAVLLRLTDFFLVLPSLVLAIVLSTVLERGVLTIIVAIGVTAWPSTARLVRAQTLTIEARPFIERAQVLGGGHLHVLGRHVLPAVLPLVLASTTLAVGSAIVAESTLSFLGLGDPTTVSWGGMLKSALDSGAITAGAWWYLLPPGLAIVVVVLGFTLVGRALEIVVNPTLQARR